One window from the genome of Novipirellula caenicola encodes:
- a CDS encoding ExeA family protein, whose amino-acid sequence MQRPDPQYVTPPFPAFPSVSRYVPLGSIADAMTRVCRSVDAREGVSLVVGPPGTGKSLLCSLLVDRYRQTHDVVILGETPIDTRSAYLRHLLHHLGADYRGIADADLQLALVDRVCDNDPPNDGLLIIVDEAQALSAEVLEAIRMSTNIHSGGQPRVFAVVVGGVRLDDTLAAPSMEPFSQRIAARCYLHPMNADETRHYVTETIQCCGADPASTITDDALAAVHHACCGVPRLVNQIMTEAIDIAEAADESLITEHTIDRAWAQLQQLPSPMIESPSVKQDGAPVEFGELDELDSNPLTNIASRGAVNEADGLDADDCDVVCEDTDAVAGDTDVSEDRQDLVASTMRENMLSAETFADGESKVKGETQYHSLVSFPVSKVNSLAERRVTVKDPSVIFGEFDDEEEVSLKGTANTVAPIVNQPPATQPVGSQSIASESIEIQREQEDAVESDALGSHAGDSFCSDNRCDDLESMLHQEIIGIADMASSANYLALHEASDPQWTESQHDEEAELELVADEVGESPATLQLNRDDNAGEDDSCEPENYIRKDLSEGSLRLTVCDDSDLLVIEEDVDLSRSSKSTYLDRNESEVSVDFHSMLQRMRTGGEV is encoded by the coding sequence ATGCAACGCCCCGATCCACAATACGTGACTCCACCGTTTCCAGCATTCCCAAGTGTTTCACGGTACGTTCCGCTTGGTTCGATTGCCGACGCGATGACTCGCGTTTGCCGCAGTGTGGATGCTCGCGAGGGCGTCTCGTTGGTCGTGGGGCCTCCAGGCACGGGCAAGTCGTTGCTTTGTTCGCTATTGGTTGATCGTTATCGTCAGACTCATGACGTCGTGATCTTGGGTGAAACCCCGATCGATACGCGATCGGCTTATTTGCGTCACCTGCTGCATCATCTCGGTGCCGATTACCGCGGGATCGCCGATGCCGATCTGCAGTTGGCTTTGGTCGACCGTGTTTGCGACAACGATCCACCCAACGATGGGTTGTTGATCATCGTCGATGAAGCTCAAGCACTCAGCGCCGAAGTGCTCGAGGCGATCCGCATGTCGACCAACATTCATAGCGGCGGACAGCCTCGCGTGTTCGCCGTCGTCGTGGGCGGAGTCCGGCTTGATGACACGCTTGCCGCGCCATCGATGGAACCGTTCTCGCAGCGTATCGCCGCTCGATGTTACCTGCACCCGATGAACGCGGACGAAACGCGTCATTACGTTACCGAAACGATTCAGTGCTGTGGAGCGGATCCTGCGTCGACGATTACCGACGATGCCCTCGCCGCAGTCCATCATGCATGTTGTGGTGTGCCGCGACTGGTCAACCAAATCATGACCGAAGCGATCGACATTGCCGAAGCCGCTGACGAGTCGTTAATCACCGAACACACCATCGATCGCGCTTGGGCTCAACTGCAGCAATTGCCTAGCCCGATGATCGAATCGCCATCGGTCAAACAGGATGGTGCTCCGGTTGAATTTGGTGAGCTTGACGAACTGGATTCGAACCCGCTGACGAACATCGCTTCGCGAGGCGCCGTCAACGAAGCGGATGGATTGGACGCAGACGATTGCGATGTTGTCTGCGAAGACACCGATGCGGTCGCTGGCGACACGGATGTGTCGGAGGATCGGCAAGACTTGGTCGCTTCGACGATGCGAGAAAACATGCTCAGTGCCGAGACGTTTGCCGATGGCGAGAGCAAGGTGAAGGGCGAGACACAATACCATTCGCTCGTATCGTTCCCGGTATCGAAAGTAAACAGCCTTGCCGAACGTCGCGTCACGGTCAAAGACCCCAGCGTGATCTTTGGCGAATTTGATGACGAAGAAGAGGTCAGTCTGAAAGGCACCGCGAACACCGTCGCTCCGATCGTGAACCAGCCGCCGGCAACTCAACCGGTCGGGTCGCAGTCGATCGCATCGGAATCGATCGAGATTCAGCGTGAACAGGAAGACGCGGTCGAAAGCGATGCCCTGGGATCTCATGCGGGCGATTCGTTCTGCTCGGACAATCGTTGCGATGACCTCGAATCGATGTTGCATCAAGAGATCATTGGCATCGCCGACATGGCGTCCAGTGCAAACTACCTGGCACTGCATGAAGCTTCCGACCCACAGTGGACGGAATCGCAACACGACGAAGAGGCTGAGTTGGAATTGGTCGCAGACGAAGTCGGCGAGTCGCCTGCGACGCTGCAGCTGAACCGCGATGACAACGCGGGTGAAGACGATTCGTGTGAGCCTGAAAACTATATCCGCAAGGATCTTTCGGAAGGCTCGCTGCGATTGACCGTTTGTGACGACAGCGATTTGTTGGTCATCGAAGAGGACGTCGATCTTTCTCGTTCGTCCAAATCGACGTACTTGGATCGCAACGAGAGCGAAGTTTCGGTCGACTTTCACAGCATGCTGCAGCGGATGCGAACCGGCGGCGAAGTTTAA